In Acidobacteriota bacterium, the following are encoded in one genomic region:
- a CDS encoding tetratricopeptide repeat protein, with amino-acid sequence MAHHEIEAVHAELRKAIDGFLEGQTPHEAIGLDSDRILAMALYAHELADQGRPDSARLLLQTLAGLEPDNAYLHSCLGALQMQMSDKEEAVVSLRRALDLDPNDIAAATNLGELALEKGDLESAAALLERAVTLDPEGRDPHANRARSLAMVVVAVAKEIEEKGPGALDEIRARIVRLENEGHA; translated from the coding sequence ATGGCACACCACGAGATCGAAGCAGTCCACGCGGAGCTCAGGAAGGCGATCGATGGCTTCCTCGAAGGGCAAACGCCGCACGAGGCGATTGGCCTGGACAGCGATCGGATTCTGGCGATGGCGCTCTATGCGCACGAGCTGGCCGATCAAGGACGCCCGGATAGTGCACGCCTTCTGTTACAGACCCTCGCCGGCCTCGAGCCGGACAACGCCTACCTTCATTCCTGTTTGGGCGCCCTGCAGATGCAGATGAGCGACAAGGAGGAGGCGGTGGTCTCGCTCCGGAGGGCCCTCGATCTCGACCCCAACGACATCGCGGCAGCCACCAACCTCGGCGAGCTCGCTCTCGAGAAGGGTGACCTGGAAAGTGCGGCTGCGCTCCTCGAGCGGGCGGTGACCCTCGATCCGGAGGGCCGCGATCCGCACGCCAATCGGGCGCGCAGTCTGGCGATGGTGGTGGTGGCCGTGGCCAAGGAGATCGAAGAGAAGGGCCCTGGCGCCCTCGACGAGATCCGAGCCCGCATCGTGCGCCTCGAAAACGAGGGGCACGCCTGA
- a CDS encoding tetratricopeptide repeat protein: protein MSQARSQRHRQRRADDRPVGFDPRAGRQFILGQRTLGELEGISKGEQYDIARVGYAHLEDGQLGEAETVFEGLLALDPYDAYFLTALGVIAQRQERLERADRCFSRALEINPFSTTALANRGEVRLKQGRLVEAADDLVRALEEDRQGEQPSTVRARALVATMQSEIRNAVR from the coding sequence ATGAGCCAAGCACGATCGCAACGCCACCGCCAGCGTCGAGCCGACGATCGCCCGGTGGGCTTCGACCCGCGGGCCGGGCGCCAGTTCATCCTCGGCCAGCGCACCCTCGGCGAGCTCGAGGGCATCTCGAAGGGAGAGCAGTACGACATCGCCCGAGTCGGCTATGCCCACCTCGAAGACGGTCAGCTCGGCGAAGCCGAGACCGTCTTCGAAGGGCTCCTCGCCCTCGATCCCTACGACGCCTACTTCCTCACCGCCCTGGGGGTCATCGCCCAGCGTCAGGAACGCCTCGAGCGGGCCGACCGCTGTTTCAGTCGGGCCCTCGAGATCAATCCCTTCTCGACCACCGCACTGGCCAACCGTGGTGAGGTGCGGCTGAAGCAGGGCCGCCTGGTCGAGGCCGCCGATGATCTGGTGCGGGCCCTCGAAGAAGACCGCCAGGGCGAACAGCCGAGCACCGTTCGTGCCCGCGCCTTGGTGGCGACGATGCAGTCAGAGATCCGAAACGCCGTCCGCTGA
- a CDS encoding FliH/SctL family protein yields MSRWIKAEYVPAETASPTAAPRVIAGEIFAAERRAEEIVARAETRAVAILAAAEEEARLRSEAAVEGVTAACLARWQERYGRLSEARREVLERARPQVVEMALAIAAKLLRQSLEIDPSLVEAAFVETLELLPHRSFGRLVMTVHPDDAEVARGLRQRLLERHPRWEVLSVAVDDGLSRGGCVLETEFGQIDASLETQATAIRRVLLQPEDEA; encoded by the coding sequence GTGAGTCGCTGGATCAAGGCCGAGTACGTGCCGGCGGAGACGGCGTCGCCGACGGCGGCCCCGAGGGTCATCGCCGGCGAGATCTTCGCGGCGGAACGGCGCGCCGAGGAGATCGTGGCGCGGGCCGAGACCCGGGCGGTGGCGATTCTGGCGGCTGCCGAAGAGGAGGCCCGCTTGCGCAGTGAAGCGGCCGTCGAAGGCGTCACCGCGGCCTGCCTGGCGCGCTGGCAGGAGCGTTATGGGCGTTTGTCGGAGGCCCGTCGGGAGGTGCTCGAAAGGGCCCGACCGCAGGTCGTGGAGATGGCCCTGGCAATCGCCGCCAAGCTGCTGCGGCAGAGCCTCGAGATCGACCCCTCACTGGTCGAGGCGGCCTTCGTCGAGACCCTCGAGCTGTTGCCCCATCGCAGCTTTGGCCGGCTGGTGATGACGGTTCATCCGGATGACGCGGAGGTCGCCCGCGGGCTGCGTCAACGGCTGCTCGAGCGGCACCCGCGCTGGGAGGTCCTGAGCGTCGCCGTCGACGACGGCTTGAGCCGCGGCGGCTGTGTCCTCGAAACCGAGTTCGGGCAGATCGACGCCTCCCTCGAGACCCAGGCAACGGCGATCCGCCGGGTGCTGCTGCAGCCGGAGGACGAGGCGTGA
- a CDS encoding FliI/YscN family ATPase has translation MVDLGAWQQRLAGLSPCDIRGRVTDVTGLLIRARVPGVRLGELCTIHTPRVAQPVSAEVVGFRGSEVHLMALGEMEGIGPDSRVSPDGRTLRVPVGDGLLGRVLDGLGRPMDDLGPLRDLAGLGRAVDGAPPEPMRRRAIERPLSVGVRAVDACLTLGEGQRVGIFAGAGHGKSTLLAMMARNTAADINVIALVGERGREVLDFLRESLGEDGLARSVVVVATSDQPSLIRLKAAYVATAIAESFRDQGRRVLFLMDSVTRFARAQREAGLAAGEPPARNGFPPSVFAVLPRLLERTGNAERGSVTALYTVLVEDDELNDPIAEEVRSILDGHIVLTSSLAARGHYPAIDLLKSTSRLFSRLAVIDQEERALRLRGLLAAYDKHADLIHIGAYQEGSEPEVDEYLARRARIDAFLRQRPDEPSDLDGALTGLAETVA, from the coding sequence GTGGTCGACCTGGGGGCCTGGCAGCAGCGCCTGGCGGGCCTGTCGCCATGTGACATCCGCGGGCGGGTGACGGACGTCACCGGCCTGCTCATCCGGGCGCGCGTCCCGGGGGTACGCCTCGGCGAGCTGTGCACCATCCATACCCCGCGGGTAGCTCAGCCGGTGAGCGCCGAGGTGGTCGGCTTTCGTGGCTCCGAGGTCCATCTGATGGCCCTCGGTGAAATGGAGGGCATCGGCCCCGACAGCCGGGTCTCGCCGGACGGCCGCACGCTGCGGGTGCCGGTGGGGGATGGCCTCCTCGGCCGGGTGCTCGACGGCCTCGGCCGGCCGATGGATGATCTCGGTCCCTTGCGCGACCTCGCGGGCCTCGGCCGAGCGGTCGACGGTGCGCCTCCGGAGCCGATGCGACGGCGCGCCATCGAGCGACCGCTGAGCGTCGGAGTGCGGGCGGTGGACGCCTGCCTGACCCTCGGGGAAGGCCAGCGGGTCGGCATCTTCGCCGGCGCCGGCCACGGCAAGTCGACGCTGCTCGCCATGATGGCCCGCAACACGGCGGCCGACATCAACGTCATCGCCCTGGTCGGGGAGCGCGGTCGCGAGGTGCTCGACTTCCTGCGCGAGTCCCTCGGCGAAGACGGCCTGGCGCGCTCGGTGGTGGTGGTGGCGACCTCCGACCAACCGTCCCTGATCCGGCTGAAGGCGGCCTACGTGGCCACCGCCATCGCCGAGAGCTTTCGCGACCAGGGACGCCGGGTGCTGTTCCTGATGGACTCCGTCACGCGCTTCGCGCGGGCGCAGCGGGAGGCCGGTCTGGCCGCCGGCGAGCCGCCGGCTCGCAACGGTTTCCCGCCGTCCGTCTTCGCCGTGCTGCCCCGCCTGCTCGAACGCACCGGCAACGCCGAGCGGGGCTCCGTCACCGCCCTCTACACGGTCTTGGTGGAGGATGACGAGCTCAACGATCCGATCGCCGAGGAAGTGCGCTCGATTCTCGACGGCCACATCGTTCTGACCTCGTCGCTGGCGGCACGCGGCCACTACCCGGCGATCGACCTGCTGAAGAGCACCAGCCGGCTGTTCTCGCGCCTCGCCGTCATCGACCAGGAGGAGCGAGCGCTGCGCCTGCGGGGGTTGCTGGCGGCCTATGACAAGCATGCCGATCTCATCCACATCGGCGCCTACCAAGAGGGCAGTGAGCCGGAGGTCGACGAGTACCTCGCCCGCCGCGCGCGCATCGATGCCTTCCTGCGCCAGCGGCCGGATGAGCCGAGCGATCTCGATGGCGCCCTGACGGGCCTGGCGGAGACGGTGGCATG
- a CDS encoding tetratricopeptide repeat protein yields the protein MPEIERSELITLLEELCQAHLELGRVERADELLRALEGLAPEAAATHWLGGQLEFFRGRYRRAEQAYRKALQKRPGDRTLRVFLGEALVAQRRWREALTVLSELISEGRSDVSHRFAVALKTGLEQGMFQRV from the coding sequence ATGCCCGAGATCGAGCGCAGCGAGCTGATCACCCTGCTGGAAGAGTTGTGCCAAGCCCATCTCGAGCTCGGCCGCGTCGAGCGCGCCGACGAGCTCCTTCGAGCCCTCGAAGGGCTGGCGCCGGAGGCCGCCGCGACCCACTGGCTGGGTGGCCAGCTCGAGTTCTTCCGCGGCCGCTACCGGCGCGCCGAGCAGGCCTACCGCAAGGCCCTCCAGAAGCGTCCCGGCGATCGCACCCTGCGCGTCTTCCTGGGCGAGGCGCTGGTCGCCCAGCGGCGTTGGCGCGAAGCCCTGACAGTGCTCTCGGAGCTCATCTCCGAAGGGCGTTCGGATGTCTCCCACCGCTTTGCCGTGGCCCTCAAGACGGGCCTCGAGCAGGGCATGTTCCAGCGCGTCTAG
- a CDS encoding DUF1521 domain-containing protein: MSTIGNLQLGGQNITININNFGLPPTQVDAATGRLALDLLDSVAGGGTGNLFSAHSALPSSAFLPPPAVGLAGAPAGRGLQVADNGAITTAGGYRLEAEGRGASLKIFDPQGELVVNIKGDPHLYAKNGDQMKLEFDFTRDSNLKLGDGTLVYLDTTSQTGRSLLENVTVVNGSDRATIQGINTSSPETSGVTFDGYEWRADHLAEHQAMDTFVMGGSSENVDFWMEHDGVSKGRIVDSHFDREQNAYVQTLDSGQRYWVDAGLKPAWGSPAWGNELRGELNDFLAELGLPETTRDLFSSYIHLDHAIAELTTPAGGSPFGGLGEWFPSLPSATQAVHSLAHFLIDLGTLNQALGAGQAGTVLN; encoded by the coding sequence ATGAGCACGATCGGGAACCTCCAGCTCGGAGGTCAGAACATCACCATCAACATCAACAACTTCGGGCTCCCGCCGACGCAGGTCGATGCGGCCACCGGACGCCTCGCCCTCGACCTCCTCGATTCCGTCGCCGGCGGCGGCACCGGCAACCTGTTCTCGGCCCACTCGGCCCTGCCGTCGTCGGCGTTCTTGCCACCACCGGCCGTCGGCCTCGCCGGCGCTCCGGCGGGTCGCGGTCTCCAGGTGGCCGACAACGGTGCCATCACCACCGCCGGGGGCTACCGCCTCGAGGCCGAAGGCCGAGGCGCCTCCCTGAAGATCTTCGATCCGCAGGGTGAGCTGGTGGTCAACATCAAGGGCGACCCTCACCTCTACGCCAAGAACGGCGACCAGATGAAGCTCGAGTTCGACTTCACCCGGGACAGCAATCTCAAGCTCGGCGACGGCACCCTGGTCTATCTCGACACCACTTCCCAAACCGGGCGCTCGCTGCTCGAGAACGTCACCGTCGTCAACGGCAGCGACCGAGCGACCATCCAGGGCATCAACACCTCGTCCCCGGAGACCAGTGGAGTCACCTTCGATGGCTACGAGTGGCGCGCCGACCATCTGGCCGAGCACCAGGCGATGGATACCTTCGTGATGGGTGGCTCGAGCGAGAACGTCGACTTCTGGATGGAGCACGACGGCGTCTCCAAGGGTCGCATCGTCGACTCCCATTTCGATCGCGAGCAGAATGCCTATGTCCAGACCCTCGACAGCGGACAGCGCTACTGGGTCGACGCCGGTCTCAAACCGGCCTGGGGATCACCGGCCTGGGGCAATGAGCTGCGCGGCGAGCTCAACGATTTTCTCGCCGAGCTCGGGCTTCCAGAGACCACCCGCGACCTGTTCTCTTCCTATATCCATCTCGATCACGCCATCGCAGAGCTGACGACACCGGCTGGCGGATCGCCCTTCGGCGGCCTCGGCGAGTGGTTCCCCAGCCTGCCCAGCGCCACCCAAGCGGTGCACAGCCTGGCCCACTTCCTGATCGATCTCGGCACCCTCAACCAGGCCCTCGGCGCCGGCCAAGCCGGCACCGTCCTCAACTGA